A window of Primulina huaijiensis isolate GDHJ02 chromosome 9, ASM1229523v2, whole genome shotgun sequence contains these coding sequences:
- the LOC140984563 gene encoding synaptotagmin-1-like: MGFFSTVFGLVGFGVGISSGLVIGYYLFVYFQTCDVKDPIVRRLVEHDSENLHGLLPEIPFWVKNPDYDRMDWLNRFIQVMWPYLDKAICKTAKNIASPIIAEQIPKYKIESVEFESLTLGSLPPTFQGMKVYLTEEKELIMEPFLKWAGNPNITVAVKAYGLKATVQVVDLQIFAQPRITLKPLVPSFPCFANIFVSLMEKPYVDFGLKLFGADLMSIPGLYRFVQELIKDQVANMYLWPNTLDVQILDPTKAMQKPVGILHVKVLRATKLRKKDLLGGSDPYVKLKLTESKAPSKKTAVKHNNLSPEWNEEFSIVVKDPETQALELIVYDWEKVGKHDKMGMNVVPLKELPTDEAKVMTLDLLKNMDPNDVQNDKVRGQIEVELTYKPFKEEDMPHNTENLGAVQKAPEGTPSGGGLLVVIVHEAQDVEGKHHTNPYVRINFKGEERKTKQLKKSRDPRWEEEFSFTLEEPPTKERMHVEVCSTSSRIGLLHPKETLGYVDIILADVVTNKRMNEKFHLIDSKNGRLLIELQWRAS, encoded by the exons ATGGGATTTTTCAGCACAGTATTCGGGCTTGTTGGATTTGGTGTTGGGATTTCATCTGGTCTGGTGATAGGATATTACTTGTTCGTCTACTTTCAGACCTGCGATGTTAAG GATCCTATCGTTCGCCGCTTGGTTGAGCATGACTCAGAAAATTTGCATGGACTGCTTCCTGAAATACCCTTTTGGGTTAAAAATCCAGATTATGATCGA ATGGATTGGCTCAATAGGTTTATTCAAGTTATGTGGCCTTACCTGGACAAG GCAATTTGCAAGACGGCAAAAAATATTGCTTCTCCTATCATTGCTGAGCAAATTCCAAAATATAAAATCGAATCTGTTGAATTTGAGTCACTAACTTTAGGGTCACTGCCACCTACATTTCAAG GTATGAAAGTGTATCTAACCGAAGAAAAGGAGTTGATTATGGAGCCTTTTCTAAAATGGGCAGGGAATCCTAACATCACAGTCGCTGTTAAAGCATATGGATTAAAAGCCACAGTTCAG GTTGTAGATTTGCAGATCTTTGCTCAACCACGGATCACCCTAAAGCCTCTAGTTCCCAGCTTTCCGTGTTTCGCTAACATTTTTGTGTCTCTAATGGAGAAG CCTTATGTTGACTTTGGATTGAAGCTTTTTGGTGCTGATCTCATGTCAATACCTGGTCTATACCGGTTTGTGCAG gaGCTTATCAAAGATCAGGTTGCTAACATGTATCTGTGGCCTAACACCCTTGATGTGCAAATTCTGGATCCAACAAA AGCTATGCAGAAGCCTGTTGGTATCCTTCATGTAAAGGTTTTGCGAGCTACAAAGCTGAGAAAGAAAGATTTATTGGGCGGATCGGATCCGTATGTAAAACTGAAGCTCACAGAATCAAAGGCTCCATCAAAGAAAACAGCAGTGAAGCACAATAATTTGAGTCCTGAGTGGAATGAAGAATTCAGCATTGTTGTAAAAGATCCAGAAACACAAGCATTAGAACTCATCGTTTATGATTGGGAAAAG GTTGGAAAACATGACAAGATGGGTATGAATGTAGTTCCCTTGAAGGAACTTCCCACCGATGAAGCAAAAGTTATGACACTGGATCTTCTTAAGAACATGGATCCAAACGATGTTCAGAATGACAAGGTGCGTGGGCAGATTGAGGTGGAGTTGACATACAAACCTTTCAAGGAGGAAGATATGCCTCACAATACTGAAAATTTAGGAGCGGTGCAAAAGGCTCCCGAAGGTACTCCAAGTGGGGGAGGGTTACTAGTGGTTATAGTCCATGAAGCTCAAGATGTCGAGGGAAAACACCACACTAACCCTTATGTCCGTATCAATTTCAAAGGAGAGGAGCGAAAAACAAAG CAACTAAAGAAGAGCAGGGATCCGAGATGGGAGGAAGAGTTCTCTTTCACGTTGGAAGAACCTCCTACGAAAGAAAGGATGCATGTGGAAGTGTGCAGCACCTCGTCTAGAATTGGCTTGCTGCATCCTAAG GAAACACTGGGCTATGTTGATATCATACTGGCAGACGTCGTCACCAATAAGCGAATGAACGAGAAATTCCACCTTATAGACTCCAAGAATGGGCGACTCCTGATCGAGCTGCAGTGGCGAGCATCTTAA
- the LOC140984459 gene encoding L-ascorbate peroxidase 3-like: protein MAKPIVDFEYLKEIEKARRELRSLISNKNCAPIMLRLAWHDAGTYDVKTKTGGPNGSIRNEEEYTHSSNNGLKIAIDFCEKVKSKCPKITYADLYQLAGVVAVEITGGPTINFVPGRKDSKISPKEGRLPDAKKGVPHLKDVFYRMGLSDKDIVALSGGHTLGRAHPERSGFDGPWTAEPLKFDNSYFVELLKGESEGLLKLPTDIALLDDPEFRRYVEVYAKDEDAFFKDYAESHKKLSELGFSPSGSKAIVKDGTVLAQSAVGVAVAAAVVALSYLYEVRKKTK from the exons ATGGCTAAGCCAATCGTCGACTTTGAATATCTCAAGGAGATAGAGAAAGCTCGCCGTGAACTCCGGTCGCTCATCTCCAACAAGAATTGCGCACCTATCATGCTCCGCTTGGC GTGGCACGATGCGGGGACGTATGACGTGAAGACGAAGACTGGAGGTCCCAACGGTTCCATTCGAAATGAGGAGGAGTACACTCATAGCTCTAACAACGGATTGAAAATCGCTATCGACTTTTGCG AAAAAGTGAAGTCCAAATGTCCAAAGATTACATATGCTGATTTGTATCAG CTTGCAGGTGTTGTGGCAGTGGAGATTACTGGAGGCCCCACAATTAATTTTGTTCCCGGTAGAAAG GATTCAAAGATTTCTCCAAAGGAAGGTCGACTTCCGGATGCTAAAAAAG GTGTGCCACATCTGAAGGACGTATTTTATAGAATGGGCTTATCTGACAAAGACATTGTGGCCCTATCAGGTGGCCATACCCtg GGAAGAGCACATCCTGAGAGATCGGGCTTTGATGGGCCTTGGACTGCAGAGccactgaaatttgacaattcaTATTTTGT GGAGCTGCTCAAGGGGGAAAGTGAGGGCCTGCTAAAACTTCCAACTGATATTGCTTTGCTGGATGATCCTGAGTTCCGGCGCTATGTTGAGGTCTATGCTAAG GATGAAGATGCCTTCTTCAAAGATTATGCAGAATCACACAAAAAACTTTCTGAACTTGGGTTTAGTCCCTCTGGTTCGAAGGCAATCGTGAAAGATGGCACTGTGCTTGCTCAAAGTGCTGTTGGAgttgctgttgctgctgcaGTGGTAGCACTGAGTTACTTATATGAAGTCCGTAAGAAGACAAAATAA
- the LOC140984111 gene encoding myb-related protein 308-like: protein MQSASINKERAEEKGGKNTKERRDTACLYCIRTSDIMGRSPCCEKAHTNKGAWTKEEDDRLIAYIRAHGEGCWRSLPKAAGLLRCGKSCRLRWINYLRPDLKRGNFTEAEDELIIKLHSLLGNKWSVIAGRLPGRTDNEIKNYWNTHIRRKLVSRGIDPTTHKSMNEAAGEAVTINSFSGVANSKEELVIVKNPILMNEEKSQVIQEQEQERHPDLNLELRISPPYQQEPLKTMICFGCNLGIKNSKDCSCSDGKLIIESGSNSGHDFLGMKTVVLDYRTWA from the exons ATGCAATCTGCATCAATTAACAAAGAGAGAGCGGAAGAAAAGGGCGGTAAGAATACTAAAGAAAGGAGAGACACAGCGTGCTTATATTGTATACGCACAAGTGATATCATGGGGAGGTCTCCATGTTGTGAGAAAGCTCATACGAACAAAGGAGCATGGACTAAAGAAGAGGATGATCGTCTCATTGCTTATATCCGAGCGCACGGCGAAGGATGCTGGCGGTCACTGCCTAAGGCCGCCGGGCTCCTCCGCTGCGGCAAGAGTTGCCGCCTCCGATGGATCAACTATCTGAGGCCCGACCTCAAACGTGGAAACTTTACGGAAGCGGAGGATGAACTCATTATTAAACTCCATAGCCTTCTTGGCAACAA GTGGTCTGTGATCGCTGGAAGATTGCCGGGAAGAACAGATAATGAGATAAAGAATTATTGGAACACTCATATAAGAAGAAAACTTGTGAGCAGAGGGATTGATCCAACAACCCACAAGTCAATGAATGAAGCAGCAGGAGAAGCCGTGACTATTAATTCTTTTTCTGGTGTGGCAAACTCGAAAGAAGAATTAGTCATAGTCAAAAATCCCATTTTGATGAACGAAGAAAAAAGCCAGGTGattcaagaacaagaacaagaacgGCACCCTGATTTGAATCTTGAGCTCAGAATCAGCCCTCCTTATCAACAAGAACCACTGAAGACTATGATTTGCTTTGGATGTAACCTGGGAATCAAGAACAGCAAAGATTGCAGTTGTAGCGACggtaaattaattattgagaGTGGCAGTAATTCTGGTCATGATTTTCTTGGGATGAAAACTGTGGTTCTGGACTACAGAACTTGGGcatga